From the genome of Tachysurus vachellii isolate PV-2020 chromosome 2, HZAU_Pvac_v1, whole genome shotgun sequence, one region includes:
- the btr01 gene encoding E3 ubiquitin-protein ligase TRIM39 yields the protein MSIHTMSIPVDFLSEEQFSCSICLDIFTNPVSTPCGHSFCLSCITSYWDSRSKACFCPLCKENFRKRPELHINHTLKEITEQFKRMTETSGSHTISPDAQGTNSQSPRIIDRKISGSPRPGELPGGLLKEMKSRFQRTSSSGNLLEASAPSSSPPPYEASRRRFSASGFGPATSNGPQCSKHALTLDMFCRSDQICVCAMCGEGDHHGHVLVPARREMIVKKSQLGIMEIEVQSLITAREKKIEEIQMSLSDIQANAQQEVEVIASMFRALISSLERSQAEVLGMVEMGRAAAELRSQAFIRDLQLELTELRKRSSALSVLSQSTDHFSFFKTYTSLSTGPPMKTWTEVTMTPDPTAGVVLKNVTQMVEKVEEELRKLPQSCLHSAIESPVKPQPRQSKLQDYTLDVTLDRDSAHPRLVISEDCKQVYCSDRYRTMMDTPERFDRVVCVLGCQGFSSGRRYWEVHVGEKTDWDVGVVNRSSNRKGKISVSPANGYWLLSLRENHEYAFRSNPMMPIYLNPRPQRIGIYIDYEKGQVSFYNADTMAVIFSNVYFFTETLYPCFSPCTNKSGKNSAPLIICSI from the exons ATGTCCATCCATACCATGTCCATCCCTGTGGACTTCCTGTCTGAGGAGCAGTTCTCCTGCTCTATTTGCCTGGACATCTTCACCAACCCCGTCTCCACACCATGTGGCCACAGCTTCTGCCTGTCCTGCATCACATCGTACTGGGACAGCCGGAGCAAAGCCTGCTTCTGTCCCCTGTGCAAGGAGAACTTCCGCAAGCGTCCAGAGCTCCACATCAACCACACGCTCAAGGAGATCACGGAGCAGTTCAAGCGCATGACTGAGACCTCTGGAAGCCACACGATCTCCCCCGATGCCCAAGGTACTAACTCTCAATCTCCTCGAATTATAGACAGAAAGATCAGCGGGTCGCCTCGGCCTGGAGAGCTGCCCGGAGGACTGCTGAAGGAAATGAAGAGCCGCTTCCAAAGGACATCGTCCAGCGGGAATTTACTGGAAGCTTCTGCGCCATCTTCTTCACCGCCTCCATATGAAGCCAGCAGGAGGAGGTTCAGCGCCAGCGGGTTCGGACCAGCGACCTCAAACGGACCTCAGTGTAGCAAGCATGCACTTACATTGGATATGTTCTGCAGGAGTGatcagatatgtgtgtgtgcgatgtgTGGTGAAGGAGACCATCATGGCCACGTGCTGGTGCCAGCTCGGCGGGAGATGATCGTGAAGAAG TCTCAGTTGGGGATCATGGAGATCGAGGTGCAGAGTTTAATCACAGCCAGAGAGAAGAAGATTGAAGAAATTCAAATGTCTCTTTCTGATATTCAA GCCAACGCACAGCAAGAGGTGGAGGTTATAGCCAGCATGTTCCGTGCCTTGATCAGTTCCCTGGAGAGATCTCAGGCCGAGGTGTTGGGGATGGTGGAAATGGGCCGTGCTGCTGCCGAGCTTCGCTCACAGGCTTTCATCCGGGACCTTCAGCTAGAGCTCACAGAgctgaggaagaggagcagcGCACTGTCTGTGCTCTCTCAGTCCACTGACCACTTCAGCTTCTTCAAG ACATATACATCTCTCTCCACTGGTCCTCCAATGAAGACCTGGACTGAAGTGACTATGACCCCTGACCCCACGGCTGGAGTCGTCCTTAAAAACGTCACTCAAATGGTGGAGAAAGTGGAGGAAGAGCTAAGGAAGCTGCCGCAgagct gtttACATTCAGCGATAGAATCACCTGTAAAACCACAACCAC GTCAGTCGAAGTTACAGGATTACACat TGGACGTTACTCTGGATCGAGATTCCGCCCACCCGAGACTGGTGATCTCTGAGGACTGTAAGCAGGTGTACTGCAGTGACCGCTATCGCACCATGATGGACACACCCGAGAGGTTCGACCGTGTGGTCTGTGTGCTCGGCTGCCAGGGATTCAGCTCGGGTCGTCGTTACTGGGAGGTCCACGTGGGTGAGAAGACGGACTGGGATGTGGGCGTGGTCAATCGTTCGAGTAACCGCAAGGGGAAGATCTCGGTCAGTCCGGCTAACGGTTACTGGCTCTTAAGTCTGCGAGAAAACCATGAATACGCCTTCCGGTCCAACCCAATGATGCCCATTTACCTTAACCCCAGACCTCAGAGGATCGGGATTTACATTGACTATGAAAAAGGACAAGTGTCTTTTTATAATGCTGACACCATGGCTGTTATCTTCTCTAATGTCTACTTCTTTACTGAAACCTTATATCCATGCTTCAGTCCCTGCACTAACAAATCCGGTAAAAACAGCGCTCCTCTGATCATTTGTTCCATTTAG
- the LOC132841646 gene encoding adipose-secreted signaling protein, with product MATGRKSSASKGGGVHFPDEMEDDVLSESGEDTQQDKIITAVAEPDGAYMVKAGFLKIQHKYEIIFLIPHVPTLGKDTSLSPALRSTPKPRLRATRIARRPEGGVKVVCEYSAQQEGVVQEELTLVNRTRRDSSVRVRVHARVMDRHHGTPMLLEGVRCLGTEEITSKANDKKKI from the exons ATGGCAACAGGAAGgaaaa GCTCCGCATCCAAAGGTGGAGGCGTCCACTTCCCGGACGAGATGGAAGACGATGTCCTGAGTGAGAGCGGTGAGGACACGCAGCAGGATAAGATCATCACTGCCGTAGCCGAGCCTGATGGAGCTTACATGGTCAAG GCCGGATTCCTAAAAATCCAACATAAATATGAGATTATCTTCTTGATCCCACACGTCCCCACGCTGGGGAAggacacatctctctctccggCGTTACGCAGCACCCCCAAACCTCGCCTGCGTGCCACCCGCATCGCCCGTCGTCCTGAAG GAGGAGTGAAGGTGGTGTGTGAGTACAGTGCTCAGCAGGAAGGAGTGGTGCAGGAGGAGCTCACACTTGTCAACAGAAccaggagagacagcagtgttaGAGTCCGAGTTCACGCCAGAGTGATGG ACCGCCATCACGGAACCCCCATGCTGCTGGAGGGAGTGCGCTGCTTGGGGACTGAGGAAATCACTTCAAAAGCCAATGACAAAAAGAAGATCTGA